The Streptomyces cynarae genome contains a region encoding:
- a CDS encoding NAD(P)/FAD-dependent oxidoreductase, with translation MTSNTRVVVIGAGLAGVRLARRLGELGVPALVVGEEEHPPYNRVLLADVLAGRYAPEVISLPAPERLVRARVTRIDRAAREIHCSDGAVIAYDTLVLATGSNPVLPPLRGLLTPDRPELPEGVHAFRTMDDCLGLAKAVRPGVRAVVIGGGLLGVSAARALAARGAQVVLAQQAERVMERQLDPSASKLVRRHLTDLGVEVHTETRVRGVRTLGGAVRTVEMADGYALDTDLVILACGVHPRVGLAQDAGLAVHKGILVDDELRTSDPHIRAIGDCAQHDGTVYGLAAPALEQAEALAESLAGDPDSRYTGTRSLTRLTLAGHDFLDLAAFGETEPRPGDDVVQLTDATRGTYRKVVVRDDRLVGGVLVGELGTVGALARAWEGAEPLPTDGAPLLHLLTNDGGS, from the coding sequence ATGACCTCGAATACGCGTGTGGTGGTGATCGGCGCCGGGCTCGCGGGCGTCCGACTCGCCCGGCGGCTCGGCGAGCTCGGTGTGCCCGCCCTGGTCGTCGGCGAGGAGGAGCACCCCCCGTACAACCGTGTGCTGCTCGCCGACGTGCTGGCCGGCCGCTACGCGCCCGAGGTGATCTCCCTCCCGGCCCCCGAGCGCCTCGTCCGCGCCCGGGTCACCCGGATCGACCGGGCGGCCCGCGAGATCCACTGCTCGGACGGCGCGGTGATCGCATACGACACGCTCGTGCTCGCCACCGGTTCGAACCCCGTCCTGCCGCCCCTGCGCGGTCTGCTCACCCCCGACCGGCCCGAGCTGCCCGAGGGCGTCCACGCGTTCCGCACCATGGACGACTGCCTGGGCCTCGCCAAGGCCGTGCGCCCGGGTGTGCGCGCCGTCGTCATCGGCGGCGGGCTCCTCGGCGTCTCCGCCGCCCGCGCGCTCGCCGCCCGCGGCGCCCAGGTCGTCCTGGCCCAGCAGGCCGAGCGCGTGATGGAGCGCCAGCTCGACCCGTCGGCGTCCAAGCTGGTGCGCCGCCACCTCACCGACCTCGGCGTCGAGGTCCACACCGAGACCCGGGTGCGCGGCGTGCGCACCCTCGGCGGCGCCGTCCGCACCGTGGAGATGGCCGACGGCTACGCCCTCGACACCGACCTCGTCATCCTGGCCTGCGGCGTCCACCCCCGGGTGGGCCTCGCCCAGGACGCGGGCCTCGCCGTCCACAAGGGCATCCTCGTCGACGACGAACTGCGCACCTCCGACCCGCACATCCGGGCCATCGGCGACTGCGCCCAGCACGACGGCACGGTGTACGGGCTCGCCGCCCCGGCTCTCGAACAGGCCGAGGCGCTGGCGGAGTCGCTGGCCGGAGACCCGGACTCCCGCTACACCGGCACCCGCTCCCTGACCCGGCTCACCCTCGCCGGGCACGACTTCCTCGACCTCGCCGCCTTCGGCGAGACCGAACCCCGCCCCGGCGACGACGTCGTTCAGCTCACCGACGCCACCCGCGGCACCTACCGGAAGGTCGTCGTCCGCGACGACCGCCTGGTCGGCGGCGTACTCGTCGGCGAACTCGGCACCGTCGGCGCGCTCGCCCGCGCCTGGGAGGGAGCAGAGCCGCTCCCCACGGACGGTGCCCCGCTGCTCCACCTGCTCACCAACGATGGAGGCTCCTGA
- the ppdK gene encoding pyruvate, phosphate dikinase: MSENKDRHVTENGVEGLKFVYDFTEGNKDLKDLLGGKGANLAEMTNLGLPVPPGFTITTEACKVYLDSGEEPPALRDEVSAHLEALEKKMGKKLGQPDNPLLVSVRSGAKFSMPGMMDTVLNIGLSDKSVQGLAKQAGDDRFAWDSYRRLIQMFGKTVLGVDGELFEDALEAAKEAKKVADDTQLDAADLKKLVTKFKKIVKTEAGRDFPQDPREQMDLAIKAVFDSWNGDRAKLYRRQERIPHDLGTAVNVCSMVFGNLGPDSGTGVAFTRDPASGHQGVYGDYLQNAQGEDVVAGIRNTVPLAELENIDKKSYDQLLQIMETLENHYKDLCDIEFTIERGKLWMLQTRVGKRTAAAAFRIATQLVDQGLIDEAEALQRVTGAQLAQLMFPRFDEKAKVQQVARGIAASPGAAVGKAVFDSYTAVKWSRSGEKVILVRRETNPDDLDGMIAAEGILTSRGGKTSHAAVVARGMGKTCVCGAEELEVDTKRRRMTVPGGHVVEEGDVISIDGSSGKVYLGEVPVVPSPVVEYFEGRMHAGADDADELVEAVHRIMAFADRKRRLRVRANADNAEDALRARRFGAQGIGLCRTEHMFLGDRRELVERLILADTEAEREESLKQLLPLQKQDFVELFEAMDGLPVTVRLLDPPLHEFLPDITELSVRVALAESRQEPHENELRLLQAVHRLHEQNPMLGLRGVRLGLVIPGLFTMQVRAIAEAAAERKAAKGDPRAEVMIPLVGTVQELEIVREEADNVIAEVESATGTELKLAIGTMIELPRAALTAGQIAEAAEFFSFGTNDLTQTVWGFSRDDVEASFFTAYLEKGIFGVSPFETIDKDGVGKLVRDAAKAGRATRPDLKLGVCGEHGGDPESVHFFHEVGLDYVSCSPFRIPVARLEAGRAASQSQGSDHR; encoded by the coding sequence GTGTCGGAAAACAAAGATCGCCACGTAACAGAGAACGGCGTCGAGGGCTTGAAGTTCGTTTACGACTTCACCGAAGGCAACAAGGACCTCAAGGACCTTCTCGGCGGCAAGGGTGCGAACCTCGCCGAGATGACCAACCTGGGCCTGCCGGTCCCTCCGGGCTTCACCATCACCACCGAGGCCTGCAAGGTCTACCTGGACAGCGGCGAGGAACCCCCGGCACTGCGTGACGAGGTGAGTGCGCACCTCGAGGCCCTCGAGAAGAAGATGGGCAAGAAGCTCGGCCAGCCCGACAACCCCCTTCTCGTCTCCGTCCGCTCCGGGGCCAAGTTCTCGATGCCGGGCATGATGGACACCGTCCTGAACATCGGGCTCTCCGACAAGTCCGTGCAGGGCCTGGCGAAGCAGGCCGGAGACGACCGCTTCGCGTGGGACTCCTACCGCCGGCTCATCCAGATGTTCGGCAAGACGGTCCTCGGCGTCGACGGCGAGCTCTTCGAGGACGCGCTGGAGGCGGCCAAGGAGGCCAAGAAGGTCGCCGACGACACCCAGCTCGACGCGGCCGACCTGAAGAAGCTGGTCACCAAGTTCAAGAAGATCGTCAAGACCGAGGCCGGGCGCGACTTCCCGCAGGACCCGCGCGAGCAGATGGACCTCGCCATCAAGGCGGTCTTCGACTCCTGGAACGGCGACCGCGCCAAGCTCTACCGCCGCCAGGAGCGCATCCCGCACGACCTCGGCACCGCGGTCAACGTCTGCTCGATGGTCTTCGGCAACCTCGGCCCCGACTCCGGCACGGGCGTCGCCTTCACCCGGGACCCCGCCTCCGGTCACCAGGGCGTCTACGGCGACTACCTGCAGAACGCGCAGGGCGAGGACGTGGTCGCGGGCATCCGCAACACCGTCCCGCTCGCGGAGCTGGAGAACATCGACAAGAAGTCGTACGACCAGCTGCTGCAGATCATGGAGACGCTGGAGAACCACTACAAGGACCTCTGCGACATCGAGTTCACCATCGAGCGCGGCAAGCTGTGGATGCTGCAGACCCGCGTCGGCAAGCGCACGGCGGCCGCGGCCTTCCGCATCGCGACCCAGCTGGTGGACCAGGGCCTGATCGACGAGGCCGAGGCGCTGCAGCGGGTGACGGGCGCGCAGCTCGCGCAGCTGATGTTCCCCCGGTTCGACGAGAAGGCGAAGGTCCAGCAGGTCGCCCGCGGTATCGCGGCCTCGCCGGGCGCGGCGGTCGGCAAGGCGGTCTTCGACTCGTACACCGCGGTGAAGTGGTCCCGCTCCGGCGAGAAGGTCATCCTGGTCCGCCGCGAGACCAACCCCGACGACCTGGACGGCATGATCGCGGCCGAGGGCATCCTGACCTCGCGCGGCGGCAAGACCTCCCACGCGGCCGTCGTCGCGCGCGGCATGGGCAAGACCTGTGTGTGCGGGGCTGAGGAGCTGGAGGTCGACACCAAGCGCCGCCGGATGACGGTGCCGGGCGGGCACGTCGTCGAGGAGGGCGACGTCATCTCCATCGACGGCTCGAGCGGCAAGGTGTACCTGGGCGAGGTCCCGGTGGTCCCGTCCCCGGTCGTCGAGTACTTCGAGGGCCGGATGCACGCGGGCGCCGACGACGCCGATGAGCTGGTCGAGGCGGTGCACCGCATCATGGCCTTCGCCGACCGCAAGCGCCGCCTGCGCGTCCGCGCCAACGCCGACAACGCCGAGGACGCGTTGCGCGCACGCCGCTTCGGCGCCCAGGGCATCGGCCTGTGCCGCACCGAGCACATGTTCCTCGGCGACCGGCGTGAGCTGGTCGAACGCCTGATCCTGGCGGACACGGAGGCGGAGCGCGAGGAGTCGCTCAAGCAGCTCCTGCCCCTGCAGAAGCAGGACTTCGTGGAACTGTTCGAGGCGATGGACGGCCTCCCGGTCACGGTCCGGCTGCTGGACCCGCCGCTGCACGAGTTCCTGCCGGACATCACCGAGCTGTCGGTCCGCGTGGCCCTCGCCGAGTCCCGCCAGGAGCCGCACGAGAACGAGCTGCGCCTGCTCCAGGCCGTGCACCGGCTGCACGAGCAGAACCCGATGCTCGGCCTGCGCGGCGTACGTCTCGGCCTGGTCATCCCCGGCCTGTTCACCATGCAGGTCCGGGCGATCGCGGAGGCGGCGGCCGAGCGCAAGGCGGCCAAGGGCGACCCGCGCGCCGAGGTCATGATCCCGCTCGTCGGCACGGTCCAGGAGCTGGAGATCGTCCGCGAGGAGGCCGACAACGTCATCGCGGAGGTCGAGTCGGCGACGGGCACGGAGCTGAAACTGGCGATCGGCACGATGATCGAGCTGCCGCGCGCCGCGCTCACGGCCGGTCAGATCGCGGAGGCCGCCGAGTTCTTCTCCTTCGGCACCAACGACCTCACGCAGACGGTGTGGGGCTTCAGCCGGGACGACGTGGAGGCGAGCTTCTTCACGGCGTACCTGGAGAAGGGCATCTTCGGCGTCTCCCCGTTCGAGACGATCGACAAGGACGGCGTGGGCAAGCTGGTCCGCGACGCCGCGAAGGCGGGCCGCGCCACCCGGCCCGACCTCAAGCTCGGCGTGTGCGGCGAGCACGGCGGTGACCCGGAGTCGGTGCACTTCTTCCACGAGGTGGGCCTGGACTACGTCTCCTGCTCCCCGTTCCGCATCCCCGTGGCCCGCCTGGAGGCCGGTCGGGCGGCGTCGCAGTCGCAGGGAAGCGACCACCGGTAG
- a CDS encoding MGH1-like glycoside hydrolase domain-containing protein yields MERTTQLTARRTEPALPVRPPGSPTASRPGGTTPSGAPVHDPAVPGSLHVRAARVLDANWTGTSTVPSRGLYPHQWSWDSAFIAIGLRHISPLRAQTELETLLDAQWADGRIPHIVFNPSVPFDAYFPSPDFWRSSTAGRAAGAPRTVQTSGIVQPPVHALAAWLVHLADPGLSLARGFLARVYPHLAAWHRYLLHRRDLGGGGLASVVHPWEQGMDNSPAWDAPLSRITPAPARSFRRADLAHGAPEDRPTDLDYGRYVRLATEYRDGGYADGTDKGAARRASVEGGGGRRVGGFAVEDPAFNALLIASEHALARIAQELGAPGTARHARAERLTEALIDRLWDPVEGMFFCRDVYGGETRESGALGRDQRFGSSALGSERRSPTGALVPERTVSGLIPLLLPTLPRDITTALVGTLRGPHFSLGDAARLVPSYDLLGEAFDPHRYWRGPAWFNTGWLLERGLRLHGEHADADALREALLETAGTSDFAEYVDPYTGEACGAVGFGWTAALTLDLLHDHPGQGVSPTGTGTFDRSDKGGGRG; encoded by the coding sequence GTGGAGCGCACGACCCAACTCACCGCCCGCCGTACGGAACCGGCGCTTCCCGTGCGCCCCCCGGGCTCACCGACCGCGTCCCGCCCCGGTGGGACCACCCCTTCCGGGGCACCTGTACACGATCCCGCCGTTCCGGGATCGCTGCACGTCAGGGCGGCGCGGGTACTCGACGCCAACTGGACGGGGACGTCCACGGTCCCCTCGCGCGGGCTGTACCCGCACCAGTGGTCCTGGGACTCGGCGTTCATCGCGATCGGGCTGCGCCACATCTCACCGTTACGGGCGCAGACCGAGCTGGAGACGCTGCTGGACGCACAGTGGGCGGACGGGCGGATCCCGCACATCGTGTTCAACCCCTCCGTGCCCTTCGACGCGTACTTCCCGAGCCCGGACTTCTGGCGCTCCTCCACGGCCGGGCGCGCCGCGGGCGCCCCGCGCACCGTACAGACCTCGGGCATCGTGCAGCCACCGGTACACGCGCTGGCGGCCTGGCTGGTGCACCTGGCCGACCCGGGGCTGTCCCTGGCCCGCGGCTTCCTCGCCCGGGTGTACCCGCACCTGGCGGCCTGGCACCGCTATCTGCTGCACCGCCGCGACCTGGGCGGGGGCGGGCTGGCCTCGGTGGTGCATCCCTGGGAGCAGGGCATGGACAACAGCCCCGCCTGGGACGCGCCGCTGTCCCGGATCACCCCGGCCCCGGCCCGCTCGTTCCGCCGCGCCGACCTGGCCCACGGCGCGCCGGAGGACCGGCCGACGGATCTGGACTACGGGCGGTACGTCCGACTGGCGACGGAGTACCGCGACGGCGGATACGCCGACGGAACAGACAAGGGGGCGGCCCGTAGGGCCTCGGTTGAGGGTGGTGGGGGGAGACGGGTGGGCGGCTTCGCGGTGGAGGACCCGGCGTTCAACGCGCTGCTGATCGCGTCGGAGCACGCGCTGGCCCGTATCGCACAGGAGCTGGGCGCACCGGGGACGGCACGGCACGCCCGCGCGGAGCGCCTGACGGAGGCTCTGATCGACCGGCTGTGGGACCCGGTGGAGGGGATGTTCTTCTGCCGGGACGTGTACGGGGGCGAGACGCGGGAGAGCGGTGCTCTCGGTCGAGATCAGCGCTTCGGGAGCAGCGCTCTCGGATCAGAGCGCCGCTCCCCCACCGGCGCCCTCGTCCCCGAGCGCACCGTCTCCGGCCTCATCCCCCTGCTGCTGCCCACCCTCCCGCGCGACATCACCACCGCCCTGGTCGGCACCCTGCGCGGGCCGCACTTCTCGCTCGGCGACGCCGCCCGGCTCGTGCCCAGCTACGACCTGCTCGGCGAGGCCTTCGATCCGCACCGGTACTGGCGCGGGCCCGCCTGGTTCAACACCGGCTGGCTGCTGGAGCGCGGGCTGCGCCTGCACGGCGAGCATGCGGACGCCGACGCGCTGCGCGAGGCCCTGCTGGAGACAGCGGGCACCTCCGACTTCGCGGAGTACGTCGATCCGTACACCGGCGAGGCGTGCGGAGCGGTCGGCTTCGGCTGGACCGCCGCCCTCACACTCGACCTGCTCCACGACCACCCCGGACAGGGCGTGTCCCCGACGGGCACCGGCACGTTCGACAGGAGTGACAAGGGAGGGGGCCGGGGATGA
- a CDS encoding amylo-alpha-1,6-glucosidase — translation MTDRHHLLVCGGTFAAVSDSGDISGVRGATSPSGLFVRDARHLSRWQLTVDGAVPETLTPVADGDAARCVLVPRGGRQEPPAHTLFREQAVVDGAFVESLRVTSNRPVPTTVRVAVTVDADFTDQFELRSDHRTYTKTGAVRFRRVLEDGVEFGYRRGEWRSCTRVTAEPAPDGVEETGTGARRLVWTLELEPHGSAELSLRVAARPHGAVQAPVVPASPAAANHRLLRLEGEFMEGIAFPTGWPELATACARGLSDLAALQVPATGPDGEELRVPAAGAPWFLTLLARDALLTSLFVLPYRPEPAAATLPALAATQATEVAAGSVAQPGKIVHEVRHGELAHFGQVPYGRYYGSVDATPLFLVLLGAYVEQTGDTAMARRLEPHARAAIGWMLDHGGLTSRGYLVYRADQGGLANQNWKDSPGAICSADGSRPTGPVMAAGAQGYAYDALRRTAHLARTVWADEVYATLLEQAAADLRDRFQRDFWMEEQAFPALALDGEGNQVDALASDAGHLLWSGLLDKEYGELVGRRLLEEDFFSGWGVRTLAAGQAAYHPMSYHRGSVWPHDNALITLGLARYGLHDEARTVAHALVDAATATGHRLPEVLAGYGRDSHPEPVPYPHACVRESRSAATPLALLTAVGGA, via the coding sequence ATGACGGACCGGCATCATCTGCTCGTGTGCGGCGGGACCTTCGCCGCCGTGAGCGACAGCGGGGACATCAGCGGGGTGCGCGGCGCGACCTCCCCGTCCGGGTTGTTCGTACGGGACGCGCGCCATCTGAGCCGCTGGCAGCTCACCGTGGACGGCGCAGTGCCCGAGACGCTCACGCCGGTCGCCGACGGGGACGCGGCGCGCTGCGTCCTCGTGCCGCGCGGAGGCCGCCAGGAGCCGCCCGCGCACACGCTCTTCCGCGAACAGGCCGTCGTCGACGGTGCGTTCGTGGAGTCGCTGCGCGTCACCAGCAACCGCCCGGTGCCGACCACGGTCCGGGTCGCGGTCACCGTGGACGCCGATTTCACGGACCAGTTCGAGCTGCGCTCCGACCACCGTACGTACACGAAGACGGGTGCCGTGCGCTTCCGCCGGGTCCTGGAGGACGGTGTGGAGTTCGGGTACCGGCGCGGCGAGTGGCGCTCCTGTACGAGGGTCACGGCCGAGCCCGCGCCGGACGGCGTCGAGGAGACCGGCACGGGCGCCCGGCGCCTTGTGTGGACGCTGGAGCTGGAGCCGCACGGCTCGGCGGAACTGTCCCTGCGGGTCGCCGCCCGGCCGCACGGGGCGGTGCAGGCCCCCGTGGTCCCCGCGTCCCCGGCCGCCGCCAACCACCGACTCCTCCGCCTGGAGGGCGAGTTCATGGAAGGCATCGCCTTCCCCACCGGCTGGCCCGAGCTGGCCACGGCCTGTGCGCGGGGCCTGTCCGACCTGGCCGCGCTCCAGGTCCCGGCGACGGGTCCCGACGGCGAGGAGCTGCGCGTCCCGGCGGCCGGCGCGCCCTGGTTCCTCACGCTCCTCGCCCGCGACGCACTCCTGACCTCCCTCTTCGTGCTCCCCTACCGACCCGAGCCGGCGGCGGCCACCCTGCCCGCGCTCGCCGCGACCCAGGCGACCGAGGTCGCCGCGGGTTCGGTCGCCCAGCCGGGGAAGATCGTGCACGAGGTGCGGCACGGTGAGCTGGCGCACTTCGGGCAGGTGCCGTACGGGCGGTACTACGGCTCGGTCGACGCGACGCCGCTCTTCCTGGTGCTGCTCGGGGCCTACGTCGAGCAGACCGGTGACACGGCGATGGCTCGCCGCCTGGAGCCCCACGCCCGAGCGGCGATCGGCTGGATGCTGGACCACGGCGGCCTCACCTCGCGCGGCTACCTTGTCTACCGCGCCGACCAGGGCGGCCTCGCCAACCAGAACTGGAAGGACTCCCCCGGCGCGATCTGCTCAGCCGACGGGAGCCGCCCCACCGGGCCGGTGATGGCGGCGGGCGCGCAGGGCTACGCCTACGACGCGCTGCGCCGCACCGCGCACCTGGCGCGCACGGTGTGGGCGGACGAGGTGTACGCGACGCTGCTCGAACAGGCGGCCGCGGATCTGCGCGACCGCTTCCAGCGGGACTTCTGGATGGAGGAACAGGCGTTCCCGGCGCTGGCGCTGGACGGCGAGGGCAACCAGGTGGACGCGCTGGCCTCGGACGCGGGGCATCTGCTGTGGTCGGGCCTGCTGGACAAGGAGTACGGGGAACTGGTGGGCCGCCGCCTCCTGGAGGAGGACTTCTTCTCGGGCTGGGGCGTCCGCACTCTGGCCGCGGGCCAGGCGGCGTACCACCCGATGTCGTACCACCGCGGCTCGGTCTGGCCGCACGACAACGCGCTGATCACGCTAGGCCTCGCCCGCTACGGCCTGCACGACGAGGCCCGTACGGTCGCCCACGCCCTGGTCGACGCGGCGACGGCGACGGGCCACCGGCTGCCGGAGGTGCTCGCCGGGTACGGCCGCGACAGCCACCCGGAGCCGGTGCCGTACCCGCACGCCTGCGTCCGCGAGTCCCGCTCGGCGGCGACACCACTCGCCCTGCTCACGGCGGTGGGCGGGGCGTAG
- a CDS encoding alkaline phosphatase family protein, producing MPLNTRAPHTTSKAGAATDGVLPAEEDERPVPEAEPVAPDEPADRTTEPDAEDARTAEDTPTAKDTPTAKDIPTAEDTPTAHSEAAETGAVENRAGIADGPRHRFRWRTWRADRPAAARVLGITVTVLAGVLVVVSLVMPNRLASFRPAMFTRIPVEALIAGVVLTALPRRPRLVVAWVGGVALGVQTMLNLLDAGFYQYLGRDFNAVLDWPLLSDAYSYLQDTLGQAGALGVLLAAVAIVLVVLAVSALSVVRLGNVMARHRTTTTRTVLVLSMVWMTCTVLGLQFGGVPLAAERTVTMLKARSDLVRQTLRDERDFAKTARVDAFGATPGSQLVPDLRGKDMIFTFIESYGRSAIEDPIMAPGVDKTLDTSTQALAKAGFHAKSGWLTSATYGGSSWLGHSTFLSGLWIDNQNRYRTVTTSDHLSLTKVFKKTGAWDTVGIMPGVQKGWPEQKYYGLDKVYNAFEMGYKGPKFSWSTMPDQYALEAFQRLEHGRKRDKPLMSEIILTSSHTPWAPIPKMVGWDQLGNGSIFDAIQKAGNKPDYTYTSDTHSKEEYGKSVQYSVTALTQFLERYGNDDTVLVFLGDHQANAHVSGNHASHDVPCAIVAKDPKVLDRIAGWGWTDGLRPAHNAPVWKMSSFRDRFLTAYGSTPHPSAD from the coding sequence TTGCCTCTCAACACGCGCGCACCACACACGACGAGCAAGGCGGGGGCGGCCACCGACGGGGTCCTGCCGGCGGAGGAGGACGAGCGGCCGGTGCCGGAGGCGGAGCCCGTCGCTCCGGACGAGCCCGCCGACCGTACGACGGAGCCGGACGCCGAGGACGCCCGCACGGCCGAGGACACCCCCACCGCCAAGGACACCCCCACCGCCAAGGACATCCCTACCGCCGAGGACACCCCCACCGCCCACAGCGAGGCGGCGGAAACCGGAGCGGTGGAAAACCGGGCCGGCATAGCCGACGGCCCCCGTCACCGCTTCCGCTGGCGCACCTGGCGGGCCGATCGCCCGGCCGCCGCCCGCGTCCTCGGTATCACGGTCACCGTGCTCGCCGGTGTCCTCGTCGTCGTCTCGCTCGTCATGCCCAACAGGCTCGCGAGCTTCCGGCCGGCCATGTTCACGCGGATACCGGTGGAGGCGCTGATCGCGGGCGTCGTGCTGACCGCTCTTCCCCGGCGGCCGCGGCTGGTCGTCGCCTGGGTCGGCGGTGTCGCACTCGGCGTGCAGACCATGCTCAACCTGCTGGACGCCGGCTTCTACCAGTACCTCGGCCGCGACTTCAACGCCGTCCTCGACTGGCCCCTCCTCAGCGACGCCTACTCCTACCTCCAGGACACCCTGGGCCAGGCGGGCGCCCTGGGAGTCCTGCTCGCGGCCGTCGCGATCGTCCTCGTCGTCCTCGCCGTCTCGGCGCTCTCGGTCGTGCGGCTCGGCAACGTCATGGCCCGGCACCGCACCACCACCACCCGTACCGTCCTCGTGCTCAGCATGGTGTGGATGACCTGCACGGTCCTCGGCCTCCAGTTCGGCGGTGTGCCGCTGGCCGCCGAACGCACCGTCACGATGCTCAAGGCCCGCTCCGACCTCGTCCGTCAGACCCTCAGGGACGAGCGGGACTTCGCGAAGACCGCCAGGGTCGACGCCTTCGGGGCCACCCCGGGCTCGCAGCTCGTGCCCGATCTGCGCGGCAAGGACATGATCTTCACGTTCATCGAGAGCTACGGCCGCAGTGCCATCGAGGACCCGATCATGGCACCCGGCGTCGACAAGACCCTCGACACCAGCACCCAGGCCCTCGCCAAGGCCGGCTTCCACGCCAAGAGCGGCTGGCTGACCTCGGCGACGTACGGCGGCAGCAGCTGGCTCGGCCACTCCACGTTCCTGTCGGGCCTGTGGATCGACAACCAGAACCGCTACCGCACCGTCACCACCAGCGACCACCTCAGCCTCACCAAGGTGTTCAAGAAGACCGGCGCCTGGGACACCGTGGGCATCATGCCCGGTGTGCAGAAGGGCTGGCCGGAGCAGAAGTACTACGGCCTCGACAAGGTCTACAACGCCTTCGAGATGGGCTACAAGGGCCCGAAGTTCAGCTGGTCCACCATGCCCGACCAGTACGCGCTCGAGGCGTTCCAGCGCCTGGAGCACGGCAGGAAGCGCGACAAGCCGCTGATGTCGGAGATCATCCTGACCTCCAGCCACACCCCCTGGGCGCCCATCCCGAAGATGGTCGGCTGGGACCAACTGGGCAACGGCTCGATCTTCGACGCCATCCAGAAGGCGGGCAACAAGCCCGACTACACCTACACCAGCGACACCCACTCCAAGGAGGAGTACGGCAAGTCCGTCCAGTACTCGGTGACCGCCCTCACCCAGTTCCTGGAGCGCTACGGCAACGACGACACCGTGCTCGTCTTCCTCGGCGACCACCAGGCGAACGCCCACGTCAGCGGCAACCACGCCAGCCATGACGTCCCCTGCGCGATCGTCGCCAAGGACCCGAAGGTCCTCGACAGGATCGCGGGCTGGGGCTGGACGGACGGCCTGCGGCCCGCGCACAACGCGCCGGTATGGAAGATGAGTTCCTTCCGCGACCGCTTCCTGACGGCGTACGGCTCCACGCCGCACCCCTCCGCGGACTGA
- the dusB gene encoding tRNA dihydrouridine synthase DusB: MPTESLLQIGPHTVQPPVVLAPMAGITNAPFRTLCREFSGGKGLFVSEMITTRALVERNDKTMQLIKFDASERPRSIQLYGVDPATVGKAVRMIAEEDLADHIDLNFGCPVPKVTRKGGGSALPYKRNLLRAILREAVSGAGDLPVTMKMRKGIDDDHITYLDAGRIAVEEGVTAIALHGRTAAQHYGGTADWDAIARLKEHVPEIPVLGNGDIWSAEDALRMVRETGCDGVVVGRGCLGRPWLFADLVAAFEGRTEDIARPTLREVADVMVRHATLLGEWLGDEARGVIDFRKHVAWYLKGFAIGSEMRKRLAITSSLQELRAGLDELDLDQPWPSGADGPRGRTSGNNRVVLPDGWLKDPYDCAGVGEDAELDTSGG; encoded by the coding sequence ATGCCCACCGAGTCCCTCTTGCAGATCGGCCCGCACACCGTCCAGCCGCCCGTCGTGCTCGCGCCCATGGCCGGGATCACGAACGCGCCGTTCCGCACGCTGTGCCGAGAGTTCAGTGGCGGCAAGGGCCTGTTCGTGAGCGAGATGATCACGACGCGGGCGCTGGTCGAGCGCAACGACAAGACCATGCAGCTGATCAAGTTCGACGCGAGCGAGCGGCCGCGGTCGATCCAGTTGTACGGCGTGGACCCGGCGACCGTCGGCAAGGCCGTCCGCATGATCGCGGAGGAGGACCTCGCCGACCACATCGACCTCAACTTCGGCTGCCCGGTGCCGAAGGTGACCCGCAAGGGCGGCGGCTCCGCGCTGCCGTACAAGCGGAACCTGCTGCGGGCGATCCTGCGCGAGGCGGTCAGCGGGGCCGGCGACCTCCCGGTCACCATGAAGATGCGCAAGGGCATCGACGACGACCACATCACCTACCTCGACGCCGGGCGGATCGCCGTCGAGGAGGGCGTGACGGCCATCGCGCTGCACGGGCGTACGGCCGCCCAGCACTACGGCGGCACGGCGGACTGGGACGCCATCGCGCGGCTGAAGGAGCATGTGCCGGAGATCCCGGTGCTGGGCAACGGCGACATCTGGTCGGCCGAGGACGCGCTGCGGATGGTGCGCGAGACGGGCTGCGACGGGGTCGTCGTGGGGCGCGGCTGCCTGGGGCGGCCGTGGCTGTTCGCGGACCTGGTGGCCGCTTTCGAGGGGCGGACGGAGGACATCGCCAGGCCGACCCTCCGCGAGGTCGCCGACGTCATGGTCCGGCACGCCACCCTGCTCGGCGAGTGGCTCGGCGACGAGGCGCGGGGCGTCATCGACTTCCGCAAGCACGTGGCCTGGTACCTGAAGGGCTTCGCGATCGGCTCCGAGATGCGCAAGCGGCTCGCGATCACCTCCTCCCTTCAGGAGCTGCGGGCCGGCCTGGACGAGCTGGACCTCGACCAGCCCTGGCCGTCCGGCGCCGACGGGCCCCGCGGCCGTACGTCCGGCAACAACCGGGTGGTGCTGCCGGACGGCTGGCTGAAGGACCCGTACGACTGCGCGGGGGTCGGCGAGGACGCGGAGCTCGACACCTCCGGAGGCTGA